Proteins from a single region of Theobroma cacao cultivar B97-61/B2 chromosome 10, Criollo_cocoa_genome_V2, whole genome shotgun sequence:
- the LOC18586776 gene encoding uncharacterized protein LOC18586776 translates to MATMDINHCEMQRPEGYPSDEQDLGDMSSIVSDMERSPLFGGDNDLSLLERGLYRRTYSDMGDNHHRIQESAKRLGKSFDPRVLVLLEFFGEFYVRSQELLKQIFPGLRNEFIEFFKKVGTVLAKVKSNQVKVKTMQRSLSLGSPLMPSKKEDESSLRLERFKIRTVNIGDVQEGGQSSQGGQGGQGGTKPAGSK, encoded by the coding sequence ATGGCGACCATGGATATAAACCATTGTGAGATGCAGCGGCCAGAAGGGTATCCATCAGATGAGCAAGACCTAGGTGATATGAGCTCCATTGTATCAGACATGGAGAGGTCTCCATTATTTGGCGGAGATAATGATTTGTCACTCCTGGAAAGGGGTCTTTACAGAAGAACTTACAGTGACATGGGTGATAATCATCATAGAATCCAGGAAAGCGCGAAGAGACTGGGGAAGTCATTTGACCCAAGGGTGTTAGTTCTGCTAGAATTTTTCGGGGAATTCTACGTCAGAAGCCAGGAATTGCTGAAGCAAATATTTCCAGGTCTCCGGAATGAGTTTATAGAGTTTTTCAAGAAAGTTGGCACGGTGTTGGCTAAAGTCAAATCGAACCAAGTGAAGGTTAAAACCATGCAGAGGAGTCTGAGTTTAGGCTCGCCGCTCATGCCATCCAAGAAGGAGGATGAATCATCTTTGAGGCTCGAGAGATTCAAGATAAGGACTGTTAATATTGGAGATGTTCAAGAAGGTGGCCAAAGTAGCCAGGGTGGCCAAGGTGGTCAGGGTGGAACCAAACCTGCTGGCTCCAAGTAG